The Topomyia yanbarensis strain Yona2022 chromosome 3, ASM3024719v1, whole genome shotgun sequence nucleotide sequence AGCTATTGCATgatttcagtttttaattttaccttctgtatgtatgtagttttaagttttaataAATGAACTGTACTGACTGACCCGATACTGCAGGATTTAGTGTTAAGCTACTCAATTTAACTTTTAGAAATCTTCCACTTTGCCTTTACTGATTGCTTTACTGAAATAGCTTTTTATCTTCCACTACCGTATGATTTCACTGACTGCTGACTTgcaacttttcttctacttacACTCGACTGGTAGGATGACAGTTCAGGGTTGTGTTGAGTCACGCACAGATCGATGGTTGAAATATAAAGGTGCGCCCAGTTCACAGGGCTGTGGCACACATATATCAGAGATGTTTAAAAGGAAGGTGCGTCGCATCACAAAGAGATGTGACaacgaggctggatggcccggagACTTCCCTGACTTTTACATctacaccagcttctgtaccttccggATTTCGGAGGAATTGCCATAATCTAAAAACTtctgcagtagcatcctgaacatgtcagGATATGCCAAGATCGCAACTTTCAGCGCTACGTTTGATATTCCTTTGAATACTTCTTTGATTTTAGTGGCATCGACGcatctttgagctcgtcgtttgtcgcttgccactcggctgtgtttgctccttcttcttcgccgtacggtgtcggtgaccaagTAGTTGGATcatgcttcgggaagagaccctcaacgattatctttagcttacccgggcatatttcagttGGCGCCAACgggtcttcgtcatgacgactcagtacgcatcccccagggattggcgtctacttcttagcacagctacttatggcaagcTAGTTAGCTAAGCTGGATTCCCCGTTTTAAACCGTTCCTACCTTATCGAAACGTCGCTTGAGTTCCCCTCTCACTCTCCGAACTTGCTCTCTGagtccgccttctggctctaagacaaacGGCGTGTAGCGcactgagctactcatttaaccagtaagctgcacgccgtctactgcatggctccagttttcgtggcattgtaaTGTCACAATCCGTCACAATCCTTGTTAGAttagccgcatcaacgtacttgattccgctgttcgccgaagtgactcaatgaagaggtttttgttaaagattttccgtcttccactttagcttgccggtagtccttcttcgtgctgtaGAAGGGTGCCATTGATTGGCCGACGCGGTAGCAAATCGCCTGCtcatgtccatgttcgccgcCAGTCAagaactacagaatgtggcggaatttctctcggtaccgatatccatttcgtgaaccaattagctcccagttttgtcacgataGCAGTGGTCATGTAGCTCCCTGCTTTACCACGATCTACCCGTTGTTCCCGACCGATAGGTGTCGAGGTCTgccgccaattttcactacaaggaaatattttcacaagataacttttgcaaatgaaactttcagAATTCCTTTTAAAATGATAggcatatttttattgaatatattaaattttttgaaatttcttcaaaatttttCGAAGGGGAGTTGACcccaagccccccccccccccccgctacaACGGCACAGCCCCGATCCAAGACATTTTCGCCGCTATGCTCGACCGAAATCTGGTATCTAGAGTTATATCGATGCTCCTATGGTCTTGCCACGTATCTGCTGCCATTTGATGAACATAAATTGAATTTACTTTCATCAGACCAAAGAACATTCTGATAGTCAGAATTTGTTCAATGTCAGCATCCTACTAGAGCTAAACTTAAACGGACTTTCCCGTTTTTCATGATATTAGTCACTTTTATGTTGGTTGCCAGGTATTCGATTTTGCTTCGCAGAGACATCGTCGAAATCTAGAACTCAGATAGAGATGCATGCATTGTGCAGCATATTGGGTGACATCAGTTGCCGTATTTCGGGCATCATTTTAAGCGATTCGAAGCATTGCTTGATCCTCGTTTtccgtcaatattcgtcactaGCCGCTTCCTACGGTCCTTTTCTTCGAGGTGGATTGTGAAAACCTTTTGTAAATACTTCCTTTTATTTTATGACAGATGCCAAACTGCTCAAGAATCACGCGATTTATTTTTACCAGAAAATTTAGCCTGAACGATGTcatactaggggcagatcactacgaaaaaactagccctacattccacaaaacgtcgaacaaagtggatcaccGTAGGACGTTTTtttaacaaacttttctgcgagtgagtgcaaagttgttgcaaaaatggaaattaaatgcatttttttctaatttgatgcaaattttttatacattcctagagtgatctgcccctagatgtcATAGCACACATAATTACTACACTATTTCCTCATAACTAGTTGTTTCGAAtattaacaaaagaacaaaatttttgaaagaagAAGCGAACTGAAATAAACTAATAAATGCCTTGGTGAATTTTGTTTGTCCGGCCTTATTTTGACAGTTGTGTAGTTTATCACATACACGCTAAAATCGATTAACCAAATGTTTGTTGATACCCCATGTCATTGGTAATATTATTGTTAGtcaactttcaaataaaatAGCAGGAAAAACTTTGAATAGAtaaattatttacaaaaaatgtatttgaaGGATTTGGTGCATTTTTTATGACCGGTACTATTTAAACCTCAGCAAACCAATGTCTGCGATAGTCTACACGTTTCACTACATGCGCTCGCCTACAATCAATTTACATGGGTTCGTATCCGACCCTGCCTGATCTACGGAGGGTTAAAGAACTCATTAGTAGTACTATTATCTGACACCACgaaattacaatttttgattGGGGTTTGACTATTTATTGCTAACATTCATAAATGTCATACAGTGGCACAATGTGTgacaaaatctcaaaaatctagGGGGTTTTATACTTTTGTGAATATTCATTTTAATTGTGTCTTAGTTTGACTTTCTGCTCAAATATGATTGATCGCTATATTTGACAAGTATATTAACCCTTCAACGAGCAGCGCTGCCAAATGGGtttatttaaaatgatttaATTGTTatattttaattgccgcaaagttctcgacaaacatattattacggcttaaaagccaactgttaaaATTCCTTTTGAAAGGAAAATCCGGATAagccgttactcgccaatcgcAGATGtaggtagtaaacaaaagagaaaagttttctctttcattaactgctatgaactgtgtttagccagaaacggtttatccggaatttctcttcaaagagaattttgacagttggcttttaagccaactatgtttgtcgagagttcTACTGTACCGATTTTGTTAACTATTCTAGGCAAATtcaagactaagagaaacgaaagctatGAAATTGGAAaacagataggtattctagagcgaatcaattAGGAAGAATATAATTATGGGAATTCGGATTTAATAGCTGAAATATGTGACCCATAATTAGTAAAAATAGCCATAAGAAccaattttatgattttgtccCAACTTTACATGGAAAAGTGCAACTGTGAGGCGTAACCTCATAAATCGATACACCTATATAAACGAAAGCACAAAAAATCTTATCCGCTTGTATTGAATTCGACCCCCAAAAATAGATAAGCTGTATCGTTATCAGTGCTTGTACACCGGGTATCTAAGCGTAGCTCCAAATTTCTAATCCGTTCCAGTTGCCTTTGAACAAATGGAGTGAAAATACCAGCCTTCCATAtatctcaattttttttagtgAAAAGAACCGAAGCAATTCAATGGGTCAACACGTTTCGCGAACTGATTTCGAGTGGGTTTACGATGAACAGCCACACATTGGCCGACGCGACGCCATGCTAAagaaatatccacaaattaagAACCTGTACGGGCCGGACCCGGCGTTCAAGTATATCGTTTCTGCGATGGTTCTGACACAAGTCTTGATGCTGTATGTAATGCAGAATCAGTCCTGGACAATGATCACCTTGGTGGCGTATTGTTTCGGAGGAGTGATCAATCATTCTCTAATGTTGGCAAatcatgaaatttcgcacaacaTGGCGTTCGGGTATGGTCGACCATTGGCAAATCGATACTTTGGAATGTGGTGCAATCTACCCATCGGAATTCCAATGTCGGTGTCGTTTAAAAAGTATCACACACTGCATCATAGATACCTGGCTAATGAGAAACTTGATCCAGATGTACCCAGTATTCTAGAAGCGAAGCTATTCTGCAACACATTTGGAAAGTTCATATGGGTCATTTTGCAGCCATTGTTCTATGCATTGAGACCATTGTTTGTAAACCCACTTCCGGTGGAGAAACTGGAAATCATCAACACAGTCGTACAAGTCATATTCGATGGTCTCGTGGTGTTAATATTCGGATGGAGGATGCTCGCCTATTTGCTGATCGGTTCTTTTCTAGCGATGGGTATTCATCCGGTTGCTGGTCACTTCATCGCCGAACACTACATGTTTGCGAAAGGTTTCGAAACGTACTCCTACTACGGCTCTCTGAATTCGATCACGTTCAATGTCGGATATCACAACGAACATCATGACTTCCCTGCGATTCCTGGCAGCAGGCTACCTGAAGTGAAAAGAATAGCCCCAGAGTTTTACGATACTATTCCACAGCACACGTCCTGGGTTCGGGTGATGTACGACTTCGTGATGGATCCTGCGGTTGGTCCATATGCACGGATAAAGCGAAGAGCTTTGCAAAAAGCGGGCTAGATATTGGCGAGGTGAGTCAGCACCGTCCGATTGCGTGAGGATGAGTGCAAGTAGTTGATAAGTTCATGATTGATTAGACGTTCGTTGATAGCAATACCTAAATTGCTTTGATACGCTTATACGTTGGTGATGATATAGCAGTGAAAACATTTTAAGTAAGAGATCGTTACAAGTGTAAATTGGTTTAATGGCTACCATATGCTAAATTGACCATTGACATTTATTAAAGATGTGGGTTTCCCAAATATTTGCAAAGGTTTTGTATGATTAATGActaagatatttttcgtaaagATTCATGAGCTGATTCATATTAGCTGCAGATATAGGAACCATGATTATCAGAATAAATGGGTTCTATTCTGCATATTTCCAATTTTTTGTGCTTGTAGAGCTTTGATTACCACTGCGACCATATAAATGATTATTGTAGTATGACTCAATTTGCATGATAATGCACATTATCCTTCCCTTCATAATGAaagtaagatttttttttgatttggcaTATTTTCCCAGTTAGAATCAACTCATATAATAAATTCGATTGCCTTACAAAGATTTGGTTAAGTTTgactttttgtgtttcgaattcatctcgtcagtaactagcaccaactgagTGTCTGGTTAggcgatgtatctaaactagaaCCCAAActggcactagttagacacaaaaaaaatccaaacagttcacacgacacatgtgaaaCACAAAACATCAAACCTAATTTATGTTTTGTGCCCTTAGTGCGcaatccaattttcccttttgggaattaTTATTGCCTAATGCCGGGTGTTTGGCTCCCAGGCCAAGGGACAAAAGTTCGTTTTCGTTtgctcgtcagcaaaccagagcttctaCATTTGTTTCCTGGGGTATCACCCGGAACAAGTCAGTTGTTGTAGACGTTGTCACTGTTGTTCTTTTTTGTCACTGTTGTGCTATTTTATGGAAAGCGTAATTTgacacttttcgagaaaaaattgagtttgaggtttaatatcttaaaacttataaatggtagaaacaattcagagaaagCCATTTATGCTTCTATTCTATATtattctctcaaatattacgaagatcggttgactatattaaGGGTTTTTGCTAAAAGTTGCTAAAAGTCgctctcacacgtgtcataggtgtttattgatgaaaaaaattatatgaCCTCACATAATAGCGCAAGGAAAATTTTCTATGCAAAtgaagcatcaattattaacattTATTCAAATCTTCGGCTTACTTTGGCCTaaaaacaatcggtgagatgcattttagaGGAAATTGGTCAATCTATAAAAAAAGAGTTATTTTTGTTTACAGTGTCGCCAAACAGGCATTTTGCTCGCAAcgcatgtatttttcttttgaaaattattatgttaTTGTGTTCGttagacatttttacacataaaaacatctaaaacttcaatatacctTGAACCAATCCCTAAAACACAGTTATTTGAAGCAAAAATCttacaatttctcatcacttttcgtcatatatctcagtaaccaagcataatttcaaaattctgaaaacgccactttgtagagattttttacaCATATTGATGGGTTTTAAAAAAATCCACTGAAcgtgaagtcgccatcttggttttcaaaatggccctaaacatcgatatctgacgtccactcatcaatcccgttccaaaaatacccatattgatggggatttggagaattccactgaaccggaagttgccatcttggttttcacaAATGTCCAAGACATCGATATCTGGCTTCTACTGGTCCAgcccgttccgaaaataccgatattgattaggttttagagaattccgcgAAGCCGGAAGTCGACATCTTGATTTTTAAAATGGTCTCAGACATCCATATTTGCCGTCTACTCGTTAATACTGTTCAGAAAACAGCCATATTGTTAAAATGCAGACCGAAAGAAATTCTCAAGATCCGACTTTTCCACAACTCTTTTAAGGCATTCGAATAACCGTGCTACttgcaaaatccgtgcaaaaaaacttgtTCTAAATtcgtcttttgccttcaaaaggacatttttgataaaacttcaaaatcaccccttttcctaaaattgtctaagttttttgcattgaatgtaacgcAGCTTTCGAAATTAACGCGGTATTTTTTTGCACAGTTTTctgaattaacgcggttttttacacggatttcgcaattaacacggttttttgcacggtttttttacacggcacgtatcccccgtgtaaaaaaaccttagtgtatgtTCCGTAACTTTTTGATTATTAAAGTACTTTAATTACTTTGGTCCATTGGGATCCACTCAAAGGGATGTGTTCGTTCGACGAAATTTTGCAATAGAGCAAAATAAATAAGTCGTCGAACCAGGCagtgaattgtcaaacaaacgtctcatGGAATGCCTAAATTAATTATGCAGATTGAAATACATGGTCAGTTCAGCGCGAGTAAAAATACAAGGCGACAAAATTCAACTTTCAAATGAGAAACGTCAACACTACAGCTATTGACGTCAGagttttttgaagatttttgtgtgGAGACTGCCGTTTCACAATCGCTTACATACATTAAGCAGGcaattgaaaatatttgttcAGTTCCAGCGCATGAAAGTTCCTGACATAAATATTTTCATGTAACGAATTACAATCACGGTtagttacaaaatcgaaatcaaaaatattaaggccaaattttgcatggaatGCCTCATATGTAGTAAGTTTATCTGTGTCACCACCAAACATTGTTGTTCGAAGTATCCAGAATGAGAAATTTTGTGAATGAGAAATTTTGTGTGTTTTGTCAGAGCTACCGTATGCACTAAAAAGAGATGCTTTGAAATGAAGTCACCATCCGATAAACTCCTTGAATTATTAAGCTACAACCGTCTTTTTCGAAATTACCTTATTTTTTCCTTGATCAGtctttttcaatgttaaccctttcatgtccaacttttttttctagtgcatgtaaggtttcaaaactatttttccctgaaaacggtgagatcaagaaacacgaaaagtctttattcataaagataggtgcttcccttgcagtgctggaagctgcacaatttttaccttccaatggtcAATACAATGCTCCTAGAATAttcacaatagtccaattgcttggaaaacgtagccaaatacagactaaattgataagtttcattagttttcaaaaatactgCACCAtagcgaagatatatgaaaaattcattttctgtcgtcaacgtaaactgtccctggcagcactgctccatcgggatccaatcagactaatttcaataatttcagttatagagctgattcttgtaactgttaatgctcaaataaaaggcaatagtcaaatttattagtcttacttgttttgtgagcaaatcttgtcgCAATCTAAAGTTACAGCTGTTCAAAACATATATGAAAACTTTCGTTTAACTCACAAATTCGATATATTGaataccaccaaaaagtcttatggcattttcgttttgacagtacactacaccggtgtagtcggtgttacactcattcaaacttgggtgtatcCATCTCTTTCTTCGCACTACACCGGTGTGgcaccaagaaaaaacaaaaacgctattaaataAGCTTCATTAGCTCGGTCACCCACCCAAGGTCCGATAGATAATGAACTGTAACACtgctatacaaaataaaaaaaatgggagcagaacgaaaaaatggcaaaagtttacggtcccaggaaacccctggtgaagaaatcttttaaaaaaattggaacggcgCTTCAcaaattaaaaccaaagtttgtatggagaactaggggtgttcaagagggaagatatcaatgaaaatggaaATCTTAAATAttcgcataaagtcttacataaaTGCTTACTACATCGAAAAAGGAATCTATGCAATTTTTGAGCTCcatcggacatcattaagggggtgtagcatttgaatattgatttcataATATTCGAAACAATCCAAAGGAAGTAcataaaatgttgaaaatcgaaattttttttgtcgagatatgtctaaaaatactacgaaatATCAGCATTTagtgtcaaaacaaacgaaaaccgctaaaaataaatttaaatttttcttaGTTCGAAGGACttggaaattaaaaaaaaaattcgaatgccaaattttattttttttttgtaatgtcttgtaatttcagaaaaaaaattcccaacgaactgggcttgagagttgagcaaataaaaagatgaCAAGGATTTAGGATTCCAACTACATCTATGTGaatagatttttgaaaaaaattggaacgggacttcacagtttaaagcCAAAGTTTTgcgaaactttaaaaaaataatatcttttaGGCGAAACtttgatcgaattttcccaacgaaccgggcttgggagcagaacaaataataaGATGGCAGGGCTTTAGGGCTCCAACTAAATCatcgtgaaaaaaaaatttgaaaaaaattggaacgggactacacagtttaaaaccaatgTTTTGTgatatatttaaaaataacatcttttaggtgaaaatggacatttttgatcgaattttccgaacgaactgggcttgggagcagaacaaataaaaagatggtaGGGCTTTAGGATTCCAACTAAATCATCatgaagaaattttttaaaaaattgctctgtcatctttttatttgttcttctctccgttctttttttttcaaaaaattccacATTGAATTTTGGTAGGAACCCTAAGCTTCTGTTTATTTTTGGGTTTGCACAAATTTGTGAGGTGTTCCGAAAATAGTGAAAATTTTATAGTCACAAAAGATGTTCAGAGCTTTTAAGCTGAATTTTTAtcacaaatttcaaacaaacttTGGCTGCAATCTGTGAAGCTTCGTTCCAATTTATTATGTATTTTGATAATGGAGCTAAAAGCTTGCATTGAAGTGGCTCGGTTAAAAATGTTGTATTAGGTTGTGTAGAGATATTCTTGGGTACGAAAAAATGCTTTAAtgtctttttcgagttttttttgTCCACCAAATGTAGACGTTACTTTATTGCGCGTTTTATGGGATTCTACGCTTCGGATAATTTATAGTTTTGTTCTGATGCGCAATCCAATGTAGAACAGCATTATCATTCGAACTAACAGTCAAAACGTCAAAAGTCAACTTCATATCCATATGAATAATAGAATATAATTTTGTCTTTATAGGAAAAGCGTTGCGAAAAGTGTGATCTCCCGGAATACGAAGCAAAACACTCCAACAGAGACTGGAAGCAGTATATTATGATGGAAGTTACTGGAGACTAAAAATATAAGTATAGGAAACGTGCGTCTAGATAAAAGTATGCTGCAAACTTAATAGTTGTGAAATTCCTGCTTCTTAAGTGAAATAAATTTATACTTATTTATAAATTCTGAATCATGGTGACAAATGCTTATCTGTTATCCAACAAACACATGGAGGTACGAAACACGCACATCTTTCATGTAACCAAGAATGTATTCTGAACAATCTCAGGAAAGAGCTTCGGATACGAGTATTCACAGTAAGTACTATCAGATGACCTGATAATAAATTCTCTGAAAAATGAGCTGTCAGATAATCCGATAATATATTCTCTGAACTTCGAACGCAGtttgaaatatttatgaaaTGTCTTGCAGGGAATGTCAGCAGAGTTATCTGGCTATGTGTATGCTCAAAGTTTGCCTGAAATTCCTCGCCTCCTAGGTATGTACATTGCAAAAATTAGGTAAACAGAATGTATATTTCAATTAATGTGTTCCCGTACAACAAGGTGTAACGATTCCTACCAGCAAAGCCATCagataaaaaaatcattctttTCTCAACATTTTCAACTTCTGTCTGCCGGGAAATTACCGGAAATTATACAATCCACCATCTTCGAAACTAAAGTTTTTAGTATCGTTTTAAAGATTTCGCTGATCGAATTAAGACAttcaacaacaaaaataaatcaTTTAAATAGTAAAATtaagtatttcaatttgaacatcTCTGATCTATCGGAgtcaatgttttttttaaatacaaaaaTGGCATCGAAGTGATTTCAAGACAATtgttcaataaaacaaaaataacattcaAACGAATCAAGACCTAAGGTTTTTCGAAACTTCCCattattcgaaaaagttgtctGCATAAGTTTAGTGAATATTGATATTGTTATgatataaaatttaatttcaagtTATCTAATTAAATTGCTTCAAACAAAATTAGTTGATTAATCGAACGAATGAGTTGCATTTTCCTCAATACTTATTGTACTATCCTTAGTACAACCTCTTCAGTTTCATAAATTGGTACACAGTGGCGAAGATATTCGTTTATGTTTGATGATTGACGAAAGGCTACCTGAACAAAAGAAAAGCAATTATGTAAATCCCCTTGAACTAGACCGTGAAATAGCCTCGAGGCAGACAAGTCGTACGTCATTGCGCAAGGTAATTTCGGGAAAAAATCCGCGACGGATAAGATGTAGACATAAAACTACTATATAATATAATGGGTATAAAGTAGTTTTATGTCTTTGTTATTCAGAGTGGAGTTATCTTCTGAAAACGCGGGTTAGGCCGACACAAATAGATTTTTAACTTATATTCCAGCACAATTAACTGTGCTACTAGAAATTGTGCATTATTTAGccattttttgaaataatgggATTCTTACGAACATTTCAGAACTccaattattcatttattttattttaatcgtttttttaaatttcgatcaatatattcatttttcagtttattcaCGTTATGGATTTtaatcgttttgtttatttgatttattttgaatgtttgactaattttaaaaagataatcattttattttaatcgttgatttcattcagcattctttttttttattaatatcgTTTGTTTTATCTACTTTAATCGTTTCATTCGTTGGATTCATCCTGATCAGTTAATTCATTCCATGAATTTTATTCATGGTATTCATTCAACTTACTTTGTTCGCTGTTTTCGTCTGTGCCAGTCTATGCATTTTGTTAAGTTTCTTTGTTTTAATAACCAGACTAATTTTTTTGGTCATGCATCTTATTCAGTTCAtccaaatgaataatttgacacaaattaatatattttattcttttttgacattaaaaatgtcttactgcactatctggggcatGGTGTCATACTAAAATccaaaatcaaacgatgtcacgtttttgcgtcactattatGAACGTtaataccgtaaaacgggggaacattgatcaattattttacattttttgagtaactttcttcaaatcaggtagatgtaactgtttgcatttctaaaacaagtactggtcttcatagattgaaaacgtccaaattgattggtaatttatttcgttttgccataaaaataaaataaatttgttgtaaattttcattcgttgatttcggggtaactttgatcagcaaaatgtgtgtatcgaaataagaaataaaaggaattgtttgaacagattgaaacgatgcatggaagttgtatcattttcaatttgattttGTGTTCATAAAAGGTACATTAGATGTCGAAACAATCATTGCCggtagatgctgaacatgtttaaaatatggtttgtattttgtttcgatgattttgttagagggcATGATCTTATCGTACGTcactgaaaaaagtctcattggatcaaacttaccccggtgatcaaagataccccgttttacggtaactgtgttatttatgaacggatttccgtctgtttattaccaaacaattcggaattaactgaaattatgttttattgatatattgtttttgtgtttcaatagcacactattgaaaaacaagcaaaagtgAATAGATCTCGAAAAACGCGAAAACTACCACACATCAGTCAATTTATCCcggacagagccgtcaatagggagcgCCTAAGCAACTCAATCAGATACGAGAGGCTACTTATAGAAATATTGCGTGTTCATTTGCGTCAGTCGTTGCTTGATTTTCGCACGAGCAGGTCCTCATCAATGTCCGGACGATGCGATAAGTGGGACATGGCAGTGATGGCATGGTAAACTTTGCATGTTCGTCTATGCAttcgtgtatgcaaagtttcaaATCGCACAGCACGGTGAAGAACACGAGATACACTTTGCGCCATTGCACACAATATTGCACAGTTCCCACCAAATCGAACTGCACAGTATGAAAGTGTGATGAATCAAAAGTGTGATCAAAAGTGCAACTACTTTGACCTGACAGATTATTGCCattgaaaaatgccaaaaacaCACTCCTTCTTACTTTTAGTAGCTGCTAGGATAGCATGGCTGCCAGTATCCGGTTTTTATAATATGTTTGATCGAAAAAGTGAATTATGCAACATTTTATtggaaaataatatttcatatttcgttGCAAAA carries:
- the LOC131690532 gene encoding sphingolipid delta(4)-desaturase DES1-like, with translation MGQHVSRTDFEWVYDEQPHIGRRDAMLKKYPQIKNLYGPDPAFKYIVSAMVLTQVLMLYVMQNQSWTMITLVAYCFGGVINHSLMLANHEISHNMAFGYGRPLANRYFGMWCNLPIGIPMSVSFKKYHTLHHRYLANEKLDPDVPSILEAKLFCNTFGKFIWVILQPLFYALRPLFVNPLPVEKLEIINTVVQVIFDGLVVLIFGWRMLAYLLIGSFLAMGIHPVAGHFIAEHYMFAKGFETYSYYGSLNSITFNVGYHNEHHDFPAIPGSRLPEVKRIAPEFYDTIPQHTSWVRVMYDFVMDPAVGPYARIKRRALQKAG